In Fusarium falciforme chromosome 13, complete sequence, the genomic stretch GCCGGGGCCTGCAAATCGTGCTTTCTTTGTTGCCGAGAATGACAAAAAACTAGCTGCTGTCCAATGATTCGAGTTCCATTAATGTTAGACCAGGGCATGGCGAATGGTGCCATGCCCTGGATGTCAGGTTGGAAACTGCCTCGACCGAAGCTGAAGGGGGCTGTGCGTCCCAAAGTGGATGTGAAGACGGAGCATATCGGAATGAAGTTGTTGAGGGGGTATGGACTGTGTTGTTCCACGCAATGGTCCACCAACCGTGATGGAGCTCCTGTCGGTTTCACTATCATGAATAGCTTCATTGCACAACCGGGGAGTTCGTAGAGACATTATCGCCAAGAAAAACCGCGTGAGGCAGTGCATGCAGAGTTTGTCGGCCCTCAGCAATTCACCCCACGAAAGACGCGGCCATGGTGATCGGGTTGCTGCTTATCCGTTGAGCACGCCGTCGGTTTGTCGCGAGGATTCGGATCACAGTGGTGTGGAGTCGGAAGGTTTAGCGCCCTCCGAGAGTGGCATGAGGCTGTGTAAGAGCGGGTTTTAGATGTATCTGCGCTCTCCTTGATGATTACGACGGCAgaatgatgatggtgttttCAAGGGTATATGATGAGTTGAGTCGTCtgtcgatggtgttgatgtgcCGGGGCGCTGACCGACTCCGCTTGATGAGGAAACGCTAATGCAGGGCCTGCATCTAGTGGCAAGCTTATCAAAAGGCTTGGTCCCTTGGACATGCCACTTTAGTTACAATTAAGAACGGAAAGGCAGACCCGGACCTGACTCGTTCTTCTATAGAACACACCAACCGCCAGATGCCTCCGTCTTCGATCCACAGTACCCACACAGCCAAAGCAGAGAATGTGTGCGCGCTGCGGCTGATTTCTGGCACTGCCATGGTGAATTCGGAGGAGCCAAGGACGGCGATGATCGCCCGGCGAGTCGGGAACTTCCTTTTTTGAGCACGCCGCCGCCATGCAGCTAGCTACCGTCAAACAACACCGTAATTCACAAACCCATGCTAAACGTGGCTGTGCCCGCGGAACGTTTGCGGAGTGACCAACACCTGGTTCTAGACCATGAATGGCGACTCAGTACCCCGCTTTCCCCCGCCTCCCCCCCTCCCGAATCATTGTCTGAATAATGTCTTCTGGTTCACGCACAAAGTTATTGGGGCGTCTGGGGCACATCTCGGTTCACGACCATTTAATGTCTCCACGCCCCTTCCTGGCACAGGTATCGGGCGAAGACAGAACTGCGCTGCCCAGATCGCCAGTCATCCCACCAAGATCGGCAAACCTTTTCACCCCTGGTACGTATTTTGTTCTTTGCTTGTGCCCTTCTCTCATGATGGGTTTCAGCCTTCATGCTGAGGGGACAAATGACCCCAAAGATGTCAGAAACTAGCGCATTCATCTGGTTGCCATCATTGCTTCCATGTCCGCCATTGCTAGTAAGTGGCCTCCAGTCGCGTCTGCAGCGGCAGCTATATGACCGCCGCTGAACAGAGTCTGACGTTCTTCTCCAGTGGGATATGACACTGCAGTCATAGGCGGAACGGTGGCCCTGGACTCGTTCAGGAGAGATTTCGATTTGCTCAGTACATCGGGAGCAGATCGCGATACTCTTCAGGGTAATATCGTCTCCACGTTCCAAGCCGGCTGCTTCTTTGGGTCTCTCCTGACTTTTCCGCTGGCCGAGAAAATCGGCCGCAGAAGAGCCATATTTGTTGCAGCCGCTGTCTTTATTTTGAGAGGCACTTTGATGACGGCCAGCCACGACAGTCTTCCCATGCTCATCGCGGGACGCGCAGTTGCCGGTCTGGGCATAGGAGCGTCGTCGCTGATTGTTCCTGTATATATTGCTGAAACTTCGCTGCCGTCTATTCGTGGCCGCCTGATTGGTATCTTTGAGGTTCGTCCGGCTTTGGTCGTGTGGTGGAAATTAGAATGCTTTGAACTGAACCGTCATAGATTGCATCGCAAGGCGGAGGTATGTTGGGCTTGTTGAAACAAAAAGGGTTAGGACCTAGGAGCCTGTTGGGTCTTATATTTCAACAGGGCTTTTGGGTAAGTCGTACGTACTCCGTGTCATAGTtgtagctattaataagtttccAGATCAACTACGCATGCGACCGAACCATCTCCGACGATCTTGCCGCTCAATGGATTGTGCCTTTGGGGCTCCAGCTTGTTCCAGGTGCCCTGCTGTGCGCTGGGATGCTAATATGCCCAGAGTCGCCTCGATGGCTCGCTCGCAGGGATCGGTGGGAAGAGACGGAGAAGGTCCTGGTGCATCTCAGGGCCTTGCCTGGCGACCATCCCTACATCCGCGACGAGCTGTCGGATATCCGTCAGCAGGCAGATCAGCGTACCGCCAGCGAAATGACCTTTGGGGACATGTTCAAGAGACTCGTCCAGAGGGGTGTGCGAAATCGCATCCTGATCGGCCTCTTGCTCATGGCTTGCCAGAATCTGACTGGTGTTAATATCATTACATACTGTAAGTTCTTTTAGTTCCTGTCGTAACCCACTGCTAATGAAATGACAGATTCTCCTCGCATCTTCGAAACTCTGGGAATCACAGGCACAAGCACCAAGCTGTTTGCGACAGGGTTATACGGCATCGCCAAGACCTTAGGCATGGCTATCTTTTCAATCTGGCTGGTCGAGCGGGTAGGCTGACGAAATGGTCTGATCTGGGGTGCATAGGTTCAATTCCGATGTGGTATATCGGAGGTTAACGTGGGGACCCTAGCTTTGGCCACCACCCCCCTCTGGCCAGTGGAAAttgcctcaacaccaaaatgCACACATCACGTAAATCAGCTATTTCTCAACGAAAAATAATGCAATCAATTCAGTTGAACCTGGAACATACTCAGCAGACCCTGCTCTTTCTTTTCTACTACTTTGATGGAATTCTCTTGTAATTTGGGCGCCTCACGGTCGCGGTATTCCGTAGGTGCCTTCGCCGCCTCATAATGAGCGTACGCAATTTCCTCGATGCGCGCAAACCTCTCGTTAGGGTCATAATCAACGGCCTTCCTGCCGGTGGGCTTCTGCGACTCCAGCTTGTCCTCTAGGAACTCAATTCTCTGCTTCTGGCTGGCGATAATGCTGTTTAAATGAGTGATCTGCTTGCCGTTCTGGTTAATCAGATGTCGGGCTTCACGCTTGacgccgccatcgccattcCGGGCCCGATCCAGCCGTCTTTTGACATCCCTCTCGTTCTTCGGCGTACGAAGATTATCACGAACTAGCGACTTCTgcttttttggtgttgatggtatCAAATCCGGCGGGGGAGGGCGCTTGGTATTAACAACCTGCTTCATCGGCTTCTCAACGTCGATAGGATAAATTCCTGAGCCCCGAAATGAGTGTCGGATGTTCCTC encodes the following:
- a CDS encoding MFS domain-containing protein, whose protein sequence is MSPRPFLAQVSGEDRTALPRSPVIPPRSANLFTPVGYDTAVIGGTVALDSFRRDFDLLSTSGADRDTLQGNIVSTFQAGCFFGSLLTFPLAEKIGRRRAIFVAAAVFILRGTLMTASHDSLPMLIAGRAVAGLGIGASSLIVPVYIAETSLPSIRGRLIGIFEIASQGGGMLGLLKQKGLGPRSLLGLIFQQGFWINYACDRTISDDLAAQWIVPLGLQLVPGALLCAGMLICPESPRWLARRDRWEETEKVLVHLRALPGDHPYIRDELSDIRQQADQRTASEMTFGDMFKRLVQRGVRNRILIGLLLMACQNLTGVNIITYYSPRIFETLGITGTSTKLFATGLYGIAKTLGMAIFSIWLVERVG